A single window of Vibrio gazogenes DNA harbors:
- the mnmE gene encoding tRNA uridine-5-carboxymethylaminomethyl(34) synthesis GTPase MnmE, with the protein MTTDTIVAQATPTGRGGVGIIRVSGPKATEVAKAVTGKKLRARYAEYLPFQDEDGTQLDQGIALFFPNPHSFTGEDVLELQGHGGPVVMDMLIRRILTLPGVRAARPGEFSERAFLNDKLDLAQAEAIADLIDASSEQAAKSALQSLQGQFSTRIHTLVESLIHLRIYVEAAIDFPEEEIDFLADGKVAGDLQTIIDNLDKVRREASQGAIMREGMKVVIAGRPNAGKSSLLNALSGKESAIVTDIAGTTRDVLREHIHIDGMPLHIIDTAGLREASDEVERIGIERAWDEIKQADRVLFMVDGTTTDATDPKEIWPDFVDRLPDNIGMTVIRNKADQTNEEMGICHVNVPTLIRLSAKTGDGVEALRSHLKDCMGFTGSQEGSFMARRRHLDALDKAAEHLAIGQQQLEGYMAGEILAEELRITQQYLNEITGEFSSDDLLGRIFSSFCIGK; encoded by the coding sequence ATGACTACAGATACAATCGTTGCACAAGCAACACCGACAGGCCGTGGTGGTGTCGGCATCATTCGTGTATCCGGCCCGAAAGCAACTGAGGTTGCCAAAGCCGTAACGGGGAAAAAACTCCGCGCCCGATATGCAGAATATCTGCCTTTTCAGGATGAAGACGGCACCCAATTGGATCAAGGCATCGCCCTGTTTTTCCCCAACCCGCATTCGTTTACCGGTGAAGACGTTCTTGAGTTACAAGGACACGGTGGCCCCGTCGTGATGGATATGCTGATCCGACGGATTCTGACTCTTCCCGGAGTTCGGGCCGCACGTCCCGGTGAGTTTTCAGAGCGGGCATTTCTCAATGACAAACTGGATTTAGCACAGGCCGAAGCGATTGCTGATTTGATCGATGCCAGTTCCGAACAGGCAGCCAAATCAGCACTGCAATCCCTGCAAGGGCAATTCTCAACCCGCATTCATACCTTGGTTGAGTCACTGATTCATCTGCGGATCTATGTCGAAGCGGCAATCGACTTCCCCGAAGAAGAGATCGACTTTCTGGCTGACGGTAAAGTTGCCGGTGATCTGCAAACAATTATTGATAATCTGGACAAAGTTCGGCGCGAAGCCAGCCAAGGCGCAATCATGCGTGAAGGGATGAAAGTCGTCATCGCCGGTCGGCCGAATGCGGGCAAATCGAGCCTGCTCAATGCACTCTCCGGCAAAGAGTCCGCGATTGTCACCGACATCGCCGGAACCACCCGCGACGTTCTGAGAGAGCACATCCACATTGATGGTATGCCGCTGCACATTATCGATACCGCAGGGCTGCGGGAAGCTTCTGACGAAGTCGAACGCATCGGGATTGAGCGTGCCTGGGATGAAATCAAACAAGCCGATCGCGTTCTGTTTATGGTCGATGGCACCACAACCGATGCCACCGATCCGAAAGAAATCTGGCCGGATTTCGTTGATCGTCTCCCGGACAATATCGGCATGACCGTGATCCGCAATAAAGCCGATCAAACCAATGAAGAAATGGGGATCTGTCACGTCAATGTCCCCACGCTGATCCGGCTCTCGGCCAAAACCGGTGACGGGGTCGAGGCACTGAGAAGCCACCTCAAAGACTGCATGGGATTCACCGGTAGTCAGGAAGGCAGCTTTATGGCCCGCCGCCGCCACTTAGATGCTTTGGACAAAGCCGCCGAACACCTAGCCATTGGCCAACAGCAACTTGAAGGCTACATGGCCGGAGAGATTCTCGCTGAAGAACTGCGCATCACCCAACAGTACCTCAACGAGATCAC